From one Lolium rigidum isolate FL_2022 chromosome 4, APGP_CSIRO_Lrig_0.1, whole genome shotgun sequence genomic stretch:
- the LOC124707561 gene encoding coronatine-insensitive protein homolog 1b-like isoform X2 produces MGGEAPEPGRLTRALSILDGSGVPEEALHLVLAHVDDPRDREAASLACRRWHRIDALTRKHVTVPFCYAVSPARLLARFPSLESLAVKGKPRAAMFGLIPDDWGAYAQPWVAHLAAPLECLKALHLRRMVVTDADLDALVRARGHMLQELKLDKCSGFSTDALRLVARSCRSLRTLFLEECTITDNGTEWLHDLAANNPVLVTLNFYLTYLTVVPADLELLARNCKSLISLKISDCDLSDLIGFFQIATSLEEFAGAEISEQGELRKYADVKLPSKLCSFGLTFMGTNEMHIIFPFSAVLKKLDLQYTFLTTEDHCQLIAKCPNLLVLAVRNVIGDRGLGIVADTCKKLQRLRIERGDDEPGMQEEEGGVSQVGLTAVAVGCRELESIAAYVSDITNGALESIGTFCKNLYDFRIVLLDKQERITDLPLDNGVRELLRGCTKLRRFALYLRPGGLSDVGLSYIGQHSGTIQYMLLGNLGETDGGLISFAAGCRNLRKLELRSCCFSERALALAMLQMPSLRYVWVQGYRASQTGGDLMLMARPFWNIEFTPPSTENAGRPMEEDGQPCIDRHAQVLAYCSLIGKRSDYPQSVVPLHPA; encoded by the exons ATGGGCGGGGAGGCCCCGGAGCCGGGCCGCCTGACCCGCGCGCTGAGCATCCTCGACGGCAGCGGCGTCCCGGAGGAGGCGCTGCACCTGGTGCTCGCCCACGTCGACGACCCGCGCGACCGCGAGGCCGCCTCGCTCGCCTGCCGCCGCTGGCACCGCATCGACGCGCTCACGCGGAAGCACGTCACCGTGCCCTTCTGCTACGCCGTGTCCCCGGCGCGCCTGCTCGCGCGCTTCCCAAGCCTCGAGTCGCTCGCCGTCAAGGGCAAGCCGCGCGCCGCCATGTTCGGCCTCATCCCCGACGACTGGGGCGCCTACGCGCAGCCCTGGGTCGCCCACCTCGCCGCCCCGCTCGAGTGCCTCAAGGCGCTCCACCTGCGCCGCATGGTCGTCACCGACGCCGACCTCGACGCCCTCGTCCGGGCCCGCGGCCACATGCTGCAGGAGCTCAAGCTCGACAAGTGCTCCGGCTTCTCCACCGACGCGCTACGCCTCGTCGCACGCTCCTGCAG ATCACTGAGAACTTTGTTTCTGGAAGAATGTACAATTACTGATAATGGCACTGAATGGCTCCATGACCTTGCTGCCAACAATCCTGTTCTAGTGACATTGAACTTCTACTTGACTTACCTCACAGTGGTGCCAGCTGACCTCGAGCTTCTGGCCAGGAATTGCAAGTCACTAATTTCACTGAAGATTAGCGACTGTGACCTTTCAGATTTAATTGGATTTTTCCAAATAGCTACATCATTGGAAGAATTTGCTGGAGCGGAAATAAGTGAGCAAGGGGAGCTCAGAAAGTATGCAGATGTTAAACTTCCTTCAAAGCTTTGCTCCTTTGGACTTACTTTCATGGGGACGAATGAGATGCATATAATCTTCCCCTTTTCTGCTGTACTCAAGAAGCTGGATTTGCAGTACACTTTCCTCACCACTGAAGACCATTGCCAGCTCATCGCAAAATGTCCCAACTTATTAGTTCTTGCG GTGAGGAATGTGATTGGAGATAGAGGATTAGGGATTGTTGCAGACACATGCAAGAAGCTACAAAGGCTCAGGATTGAACGAGGGGATGATGAACCTGGTAtgcaagaagaggaaggaggagtTTCTCAAGTTGGCCTAACAGCTGTAGCCGTAGGTTGCCGTGAACTGGAAAGCATAGCTGCCTATGTGTCTGATATCACAAATGGAGCCCTGGAATCTATTGGAACTTTCTGCAAAAATCTCTATGACTTCCGCATTGTCCTACTAGACAAACAAGAGAGGATAACAGACTTGCCACTCGACAATGGTGTCCGTGAGCTGCTGAGGGGTTGCACGAAGCTTCGGAGATTTGCGCTATACTTGAGACCAGGGGGGCTTTCAGATGTAGGCCTTAGTTATATTGGACAGCACAGTGGAACTATCCAGTACATGCTCCTGGGAAACCTTGGGGAAACCGACGGTGGATTAATCAGTTTTGCAGCGGGGTGCCGGAACCTACGGAAGCTTGAATTGAGGAGCTGTTGCTTCAGTGAGCGGGCTTTGGCTCTCGCTATGCTACAAATGCCTTCTCTGAGGTATGTATGGGTGCAGGGCTACAGAGCCTCTCAAACGGGCGGAGACCTCATGCTGATGGCAAGGCCCTTCTGGAACATAGAATTTACACCTCCCAGCACCGAGAACGCAGGTCGGCCCATGGAGGAGGATGGGCAGCCTTGTATCGATAGACATGCCCAGGTGCTTGCATATTGCTCACTTATTGGGAAGAGGTCGGACTACCCGCAATCTGTTGTTCCTTTGCATCCTGCGTGA
- the LOC124707561 gene encoding coronatine-insensitive protein homolog 1b-like isoform X1 — translation MGGEAPEPGRLTRALSILDGSGVPEEALHLVLAHVDDPRDREAASLACRRWHRIDALTRKHVTVPFCYAVSPARLLARFPSLESLAVKGKPRAAMFGLIPDDWGAYAQPWVAHLAAPLECLKALHLRRMVVTDADLDALVRARGHMLQELKLDKCSGFSTDALRLVARSCSRSLRTLFLEECTITDNGTEWLHDLAANNPVLVTLNFYLTYLTVVPADLELLARNCKSLISLKISDCDLSDLIGFFQIATSLEEFAGAEISEQGELRKYADVKLPSKLCSFGLTFMGTNEMHIIFPFSAVLKKLDLQYTFLTTEDHCQLIAKCPNLLVLAVRNVIGDRGLGIVADTCKKLQRLRIERGDDEPGMQEEEGGVSQVGLTAVAVGCRELESIAAYVSDITNGALESIGTFCKNLYDFRIVLLDKQERITDLPLDNGVRELLRGCTKLRRFALYLRPGGLSDVGLSYIGQHSGTIQYMLLGNLGETDGGLISFAAGCRNLRKLELRSCCFSERALALAMLQMPSLRYVWVQGYRASQTGGDLMLMARPFWNIEFTPPSTENAGRPMEEDGQPCIDRHAQVLAYCSLIGKRSDYPQSVVPLHPA, via the exons ATGGGCGGGGAGGCCCCGGAGCCGGGCCGCCTGACCCGCGCGCTGAGCATCCTCGACGGCAGCGGCGTCCCGGAGGAGGCGCTGCACCTGGTGCTCGCCCACGTCGACGACCCGCGCGACCGCGAGGCCGCCTCGCTCGCCTGCCGCCGCTGGCACCGCATCGACGCGCTCACGCGGAAGCACGTCACCGTGCCCTTCTGCTACGCCGTGTCCCCGGCGCGCCTGCTCGCGCGCTTCCCAAGCCTCGAGTCGCTCGCCGTCAAGGGCAAGCCGCGCGCCGCCATGTTCGGCCTCATCCCCGACGACTGGGGCGCCTACGCGCAGCCCTGGGTCGCCCACCTCGCCGCCCCGCTCGAGTGCCTCAAGGCGCTCCACCTGCGCCGCATGGTCGTCACCGACGCCGACCTCGACGCCCTCGTCCGGGCCCGCGGCCACATGCTGCAGGAGCTCAAGCTCGACAAGTGCTCCGGCTTCTCCACCGACGCGCTACGCCTCGTCGCACGCTCCTGCAG CAGATCACTGAGAACTTTGTTTCTGGAAGAATGTACAATTACTGATAATGGCACTGAATGGCTCCATGACCTTGCTGCCAACAATCCTGTTCTAGTGACATTGAACTTCTACTTGACTTACCTCACAGTGGTGCCAGCTGACCTCGAGCTTCTGGCCAGGAATTGCAAGTCACTAATTTCACTGAAGATTAGCGACTGTGACCTTTCAGATTTAATTGGATTTTTCCAAATAGCTACATCATTGGAAGAATTTGCTGGAGCGGAAATAAGTGAGCAAGGGGAGCTCAGAAAGTATGCAGATGTTAAACTTCCTTCAAAGCTTTGCTCCTTTGGACTTACTTTCATGGGGACGAATGAGATGCATATAATCTTCCCCTTTTCTGCTGTACTCAAGAAGCTGGATTTGCAGTACACTTTCCTCACCACTGAAGACCATTGCCAGCTCATCGCAAAATGTCCCAACTTATTAGTTCTTGCG GTGAGGAATGTGATTGGAGATAGAGGATTAGGGATTGTTGCAGACACATGCAAGAAGCTACAAAGGCTCAGGATTGAACGAGGGGATGATGAACCTGGTAtgcaagaagaggaaggaggagtTTCTCAAGTTGGCCTAACAGCTGTAGCCGTAGGTTGCCGTGAACTGGAAAGCATAGCTGCCTATGTGTCTGATATCACAAATGGAGCCCTGGAATCTATTGGAACTTTCTGCAAAAATCTCTATGACTTCCGCATTGTCCTACTAGACAAACAAGAGAGGATAACAGACTTGCCACTCGACAATGGTGTCCGTGAGCTGCTGAGGGGTTGCACGAAGCTTCGGAGATTTGCGCTATACTTGAGACCAGGGGGGCTTTCAGATGTAGGCCTTAGTTATATTGGACAGCACAGTGGAACTATCCAGTACATGCTCCTGGGAAACCTTGGGGAAACCGACGGTGGATTAATCAGTTTTGCAGCGGGGTGCCGGAACCTACGGAAGCTTGAATTGAGGAGCTGTTGCTTCAGTGAGCGGGCTTTGGCTCTCGCTATGCTACAAATGCCTTCTCTGAGGTATGTATGGGTGCAGGGCTACAGAGCCTCTCAAACGGGCGGAGACCTCATGCTGATGGCAAGGCCCTTCTGGAACATAGAATTTACACCTCCCAGCACCGAGAACGCAGGTCGGCCCATGGAGGAGGATGGGCAGCCTTGTATCGATAGACATGCCCAGGTGCTTGCATATTGCTCACTTATTGGGAAGAGGTCGGACTACCCGCAATCTGTTGTTCCTTTGCATCCTGCGTGA
- the LOC124650321 gene encoding beta-glucosidase BoGH3B-like, which produces MAAAQREDPAPLYKDATAPVEARVRDLLARMTLREKAAQMAQIERTVVSPRALTELAAGSVLNAGGSAPRERASPADWARMVDDMQRLALASRLAVPILYGTDAVHGHNNVFGATVFPHNVGLGASRDAELVRKIGEATALEVRATGIHWAFAPCLAVCRDPRWGRCYESYSEDPEIVRSLTGIVTGLQGQPPADHPHGYPFLASVRENVLACAKHFVADGGTDKGLNEGNTICSPEDLERIHMKPYPDCITQGVATVMASYSKWNGEPLHGSRYLLTDVLKGKLGFKGFVVSDWEGIDRLCEPRGFDYRYCIAQSVNAGMDMIMIPHRFEKFLEDLVFLVETGEIPMSRIDDAVERILRVKFISGVFEHPFSDPSLLDSVGCKEHRMLAREAVRKSLVLLKNGKNQKETFLPLAKNAKRILVAGTHADNIGYQCGGWTIAWHGDSGKITLGTSILEAIQETVGVETEVVHEQSPTEAILESGGFSYAVVVVGEVPYAEWLGDRTDLSIPFNGSELINRVASKVPTLVIVISGRPLVIEPQVLEKIDALVAAWLPGSEGMGITDCLFGDHDFVGTLPVTWYRSSDQLPINVGDVKYDPLFPFGHGMKMFRSDEVSP; this is translated from the exons ATGGCGGCAGCGCAACGCGAGGACCCCGCGCCGCTGTACAAGGACGCGACGGCGCCGGTGGAGGCGCGCGTGCGCGACCTGCTGGCCCGGATGACGCTGCGGGAGAAGGCGGCGCAGATGGCCCAGATCGAGCGCACCGTCGTGTCGCCCCGCGCGCTCACGGAGCTCGCGGCCGGCAGCGTGCTCAACGCCGGCGGCAGCGCGCCCCGCGAGCGCGCCTCCCCGGCTGACTGGGCGCGCATGGTCGACGACATGCAGCGCCTCGCCCTCGCCTCCCGCCTCGCCGTCCCCATCCTCTACGGCACCGACGCCGTCCACGGCCACAACAACGTCTTCGGCGCCACCGTCTTCCCCCACAACGTCGGGCTCGGAGCCTCCAG AGACGCAGAGCTTGTGCGCAAGATCGGCGAGGCGACGGCGCTCGAGGTCCGCGCCACCGGCATACACTGGGCCTTCGCGCCCTGCCTCGCC GTTTGCAGGGATCCGAGGTGGGGGCGATGCTACGAGAGCTACAGCGAGGACCCAGAGATCGTGCGCTCCTTGACCGGCATTGTCACCGGCTTGCAGGGCCAGCCACCGGCGGATCACCCTCATGGCTACCCGTTCCTCGCTTCGGTCAG GGAGAATGTGCTTGCTTGCGCCAAGCATTTCGTGGCGGATGGTGGCACTGACAAGGGGCTCAACGAGGGGAACACCATATGCTCGCCAGAAGATTTGGAGAGGATCCACATGAAACCTTACCCTGATTGTATAACTCAAGGGGTGGCGACGGTCATGGCGTCCTACTCTAAGTGGAATGGGGAGCCATTGCATGGCAGCCGCTATTTGCTCACGGATGTTTTAAAGGGCAAGCTTGGCTTCAAG GGTTTTGTGGTGTCCGACTGGGAGGGTATTGACAGGCTCTGCGAGCCCCGAGGGTTTGATTATCGCTATTGCATTGCACAGTCAGTTAATGCTGGAATGGATATG ATTATGATACCTCACAGGTTTGAGAAATTCTTGGAAGATCTTGTGTTCTTGGTGGAGACGGGGGAGATACCAATGTCACGGATTGATGATGCTGTTGAGCGGATCCTAAGGGTTAAGTTCATATCTGGAGTGTTTGAGCATCCATTTTCAGATCCGTCTCTACTAGATAGTGTCGGTTGTAAG GAGCATCGGATGCTGGCTCGAGAGGCCGTCCGAAAGTCTTTGGTACTTCTGAAAAATGGCAAGAATCAGAAGGAAACGTTCCTTCCATTGGCCAAAAATGCAAAAAGAATACTCGTTGCAGGAACACATGCTGACAATATCGGATATCAGTGTGGTGGGTGGACAATAGCATGGCATGGAGACAGTGGAAAGATAACTCTTG GTACAAGCATATTGGAGGCCATACAAGAAACCGTCGGAGTGGAAACTGAAGTTGTGCATGAGCAAAGCCCAACAGAAGCTATCCTTGAATCTGGAGGCTTTTCTTATGCAGTTGTTGTTGTTGGCGAGGTTCCTTATGCCGAATGGTTGGGAGATAGAACTGACCTTAGTATTCCGTTCAATGGTTCCGAACTTATTAATCGTGTTGCTAGTAAAGTCCCTACCCTAGTGATTGTGATATCTGGAAGGCCCTTGGTCATTGAACCACAAGTACTGGAAAAGATAGATGCTCTAGTTGCTGCCTGGCTACCTGGAAGTGAGGGCATGGGAATTACTGATTGCCTGTTTGGAGATCATGATTTTGTGGGCACATTGCCTGTAACATGGTATAGATCTTCTGATCAATTGCCTATAAATGTTGGAGATGTTAAATATGATCCCTTATTCCCTTTTGGACATGGGATGAAAATGTTCAGAAGCGATGAAGTTTCACCGTAA